A genomic segment from Gavia stellata isolate bGavSte3 chromosome 6, bGavSte3.hap2, whole genome shotgun sequence encodes:
- the NPVF gene encoding pro-FMRFamide-related neuropeptide VF, translating into MNVISTKEMILFALATVVFLTSNSMCLDEPMKSSLQSREDNDDKYYEITDNILEEKQRSLNFEEMKDWGSKNIVKINPPTVNKMPNSVANLPLRFGRNYPEERSIKPIANLPLRFGRAFGENIPRHAPKVSHRLGRSPLVKSSSQSLLNLPQRFGKSLSINPSQNAQESETDCLTETMFEILIFDSKLR; encoded by the exons ATGAATGTCATTTCAACCAAGGAGatgattttatttgctttagcTACAGTGGTCTTTCTAACATCGAATAGTATGTGCCTAGATGAACCGATGAAGTCCagtctgcagagcagagaagacAATGATGATAAATATTATGAG attaCAGATAATAtcttggaagaaaagcagaggagtctcaattttgaagaaatgaaagactgGGGAtcaaaaaatattgttaaaattaACCCTCCTACAGTAAACAAGATGCCAAATTCAGTTGCTAATTTACCTCTTAGGTTTGGAAGAAATTATCCAGAAGAAAGAAGCATTAAACCAATTGCTAATTTGCCTCTGAGATTTGGGAGAGCTTTTGGAGAAAACATACCTAGGCATGCTCCAAAAGTATCACACAGGCTTGGAAGATCTCCACTTGTTAAAAGTTCCAGTCAATCACTTCTAAATTTGCCACAGAGATTTGGGAAGTCACTGTCCATCAATCCATCTCAAAACGCTCAGGAATCTGAAACAG attgtcTTACTGAGACAATGTTTGAGATTTTGATTTTTGATTCCAAGTTAAgatga